ACACTCCTTCGGAGCAACCTAAAATCGAGTAAGTACCTGTCAAGTCGTCCTGATGACTTGAATACATAATGACCGTGTAGTTTTGTTTTCGTACACGGTCTCAATCCTCGCGGTCGAGTCGACCATGCGTTTGAAACATGGACACATCAGAACGGAACCTTCTGGCCGCGGGATTACCTCCCTCAAGATATCCCACAGGCGCGAGTTTTCGTCTATGGCTATAATTCATACGTCACAAACCCCCAGGTTATGTCGAATGCGAGTGTGAAAGATCATGCGAATACATTACTGAACTTGCTCGACCTTGAGCGGAGTCCACAGGTGGTACGTGGTTTGCCTTTGCTCAAGTTCGAGACAAGGCTGACGCTACGCAGAATGCGCGGCCTCCGAAGATCATCTTTATCGGACATAGTTTAGGTGGATTGGTGATAAAACAGGTACGTTGGCCAGTTGGATCACGGCATGATCCGGAATAGACATAATCGGATAGTCAGTCGCTAGTAGACTCGGCGCTAACATCTCATCAATAGGCTTTATTGAATGCGCAAGAGGATCCCAAGTATACTTCCATCCGCACGGGCACGTACggtcttgttttcttcggtACTCCACACCACGGTACCAAAGGTGTTGAGTTGGGAAAGATTGCAGCCAAGGTCGCCAAGTTCGTGTCCAAGGGGCATGCCAGTAACGACCTCCTCGATTGCCTGGAACACAACTCCTTATTCACAAGACAGATGAGTAGCCGATTCTGTCACCAGCTGGAAGACTATCGAGTGATCAGTTTCATCGAAGGAAAGGAGGTCCTACTGGGAGGGTCAGGCCCAGCTTCTATTAGCCACGTGAGTACTTAAAccatattttttttttaacttgAAGATCAGTATACTAGGACGTACGGAGCTAACGGTCGCAGTTGGTGGTAGACGAAGAGTCTGCTATCCTTGGACTCCCTGGTAACCGCGAGACACGTCTCAAGCTAGATGCAGATCACTCTCAGATGTGCAAGGTCGGCACACGAGGGGCCATGTACAAACTCATCAAGGGCAATATTAAACAGATAGCCGACCAGCTACTTGTGACGGAACAGGGTTATATTACCCAGCCGTCGCCATCTCCACGCGCGGGACCACCATTGCCGCCGCGACATACCAACAGTAGCGCTCCGTATCCTCCTCCGAACATAACTTCGCAGGCGGCGACACAGAGGGTCATCGGGACACTATACCATCCTTTCGACAATGATCCACGGTCGATCGAAGCGGCGGAGTACAAGAATAACTGGAAGTGGGATGACGCACGGAGGGTGGAGTATACCATCTTCCAGGAGCACCTGCGCACTCTGGGTGCAGACCACCATAGCACATTGCAGGTCGGCTACAATCTGGCGGAAATCGACCTCGAGTCGGGATATCTCGGTAAAGCGGCCGAATGGTGCCAATGGGTGTCCAACAACAGTCAGCGCGTACTCGACAAGCGTCATCCACTAACGATGAGAGCGGAAAGCTTGATGGGAGAGATCCTTGTCTCCCAGGGCAAGCAACAGGAAGGAGAGTCCGTGTGTGCCAATGTCCTCGCCCGGCAGCAGATGACGATCGGAGAAGACGATATCGACACGCTGGAAACACGCCGTCGACTGGCGAACGCATATAGCTCCGTCGAGCGACGAGAGGAGGGCATTGCCACCGCCGAAAAGCGTACTGAATCCCTCAAGCGATTGCTGGGTGAGAATCATATCAAGACATACGCCGCGGTGCTTGACACTATCGAGTTGATAGTAGCCAAACTCTCAAGCAGCAACGAGGCGATGGCTATAGCCCGGTTTCACACGGGTACGGAAGACATAGTCAATGTGGTCCAAGAGGCATCCCGGGAGATGAACAACTTACTGGGCCCTCGTCACCCACTTTCCATTCGAAGTCTCCGGCTGCTTGGTGCATGCCAGATCTTTACTTCGGGCGGACTTACAGAGCCATCGGAAACGCTACGACGAGCGCTCGCCACCGCTGAAGAAAACCTCGGTTCAGACAACCCCGAAACCATTCAAATCGTGGTTTACATGGGTTTAATGTACGCCAAACAGAGCAACCCATATAGTTACTTAGTCTCCCAGCAAAACCTCGAGCTGGCTATGCCTTGGTTCCGACGATATCTGGACTGGGCCAAAAGCAGGGATATCTTGAGTAGTCCCGATCCCCAGGCGATCTTGGGCATGATAGCCAATATGTACATGGGCAAGAGGGATTATCAACAGGCACAGAATTACTACGAGCAGCTCGTCACTGCATGTCAGAAGGGGAACATCCCGGTTCCAGCCGACGTGCAAAACATGCTACAGCTGTGTCGGATGAACACCAGATTGATGTCGCCTTACACATCTTCATCGGGATTTGAAtcacttctctcctcctttAAACGATTATAGGTGAATTCCATAATACACAACCTGTTGTTTTCATTATGCATGCATAGCCAGTAGTATAATACATTTCGCTGTCTCAATCATGACTGTCATAACGAATTCTCTCTAGTTGGAGATCTTGGAGGGCACATGTTTTCTACACCATGCATCGTCAGTTGTACGTCTCATATAAAGAGGCATTGGAAGAATAGCAGCACATACCCAGTAGCACTCTCGAACTTGTTCCTCGCGGAATCAGTGATGCGTTCATTCGTCTGTCGCACCTTCGAGTTATGAGGGTCGACCTTGCCATGGCCGTACTTGGTCTCGAGGGAGTCGAGGCCTGTTTCTCGTCAatatatgtactgtactcTCCATTGTGAATGATGGAAAAGGGTATACTTACCCTTGTCAACATAGTCTTCATTCTGggcaccaccagcaccaccgtGCTTGTGTCCACCACCGAGCTTCGAGGCAAGCTTGTCCATTTTGATGTGGGTTGTTGGTTTTGATATTTGGTACAAGAAATAGTTTATCTTCGTATGGGATATCAAAGTGCAAGAGAATGCTATGAGAAATTCGAGTCAAAGCATCTCAACCTCCCATATTTATAAGTAAACAAACGTCGGATCCAAGCGACATGATTGATATTAA
This DNA window, taken from Aspergillus flavus chromosome 5, complete sequence, encodes the following:
- a CDS encoding Alpha/Beta hydrolase protein, which encodes MDTTDYEFPFLEEVYTPSEQPKIDFVFVHGLNPRGRVDHAFETWTHQNGTFWPRDYLPQDIPQARVFVYGYNSYVTNPQVMSNASVKDHANTLLNLLDLERSPQVNARPPKIIFIGHSLGGLVIKQALLNAQEDPKYTSIRTGTYGLVFFGTPHHGTKGVELGKIAAKVAKFVSKGHASNDLLDCLEHNSLFTRQMSSRFCHQLEDYRVISFIEGKEVLLGGSGPASISHLVVDEESAILGLPGNRETRLKLDADHSQMCKVGTRGAMYKLIKGNIKQIADQLLVTEQGYITQPSPSPRAGPPLPPRHTNSSAPYPPPNITSQAATQRVIGTLYHPFDNDPRSIEAAEYKNNWKWDDARRVEYTIFQEHLRTLGADHHSTLQVGYNLAEIDLESGYLGKAAEWCQWVSNNSQRVLDKRHPLTMRAESLMGEILVSQGKQQEGESVCANVLARQQMTIGEDDIDTLETRRRLANAYSSVERREEGIATAEKRTESLKRLLGENHIKTYAAVLDTIELIVAKLSSSNEAMAIARFHTGTEDIVNVVQEASREMNNLLGPRHPLSIRSLRLLGACQIFTSGGLTEPSETLRRALATAEENLGSDNPETIQIVVYMGLMYAKQSNPYSYLVSQQNLELAMPWFRRYLDWAKSRDILSSPDPQAILGMIANMYMGKRDYQQAQNYYEQLVTACQKGNIPVPADVQNMLQLCRMNTRLMSPYTSSSGFESLLSSFKRL